One segment of Meriones unguiculatus strain TT.TT164.6M chromosome X, Bangor_MerUng_6.1, whole genome shotgun sequence DNA contains the following:
- the LOC132649937 gene encoding PWWP domain-containing DNA repair factor 4-like, which produces MNSAEYVLCGWKGQLWPARVLSRPRTSAHSKRRGAPFLEVQILPMGEKTRVRSTKARPLSKSEIVSLASMAGKESQGNGSPKQTRAYRRALKVALDILGEGGCLQGGRTGGQRTSTRTTPQKVPKKQANSKPRPRFRLRVRLCFQKHNQKGQELSQRSPGKQHRQGPVLPVSSQKVPTVRGGKAQAHTTVGPPHFEMKQNVLRGIRVRPCHTTLEGNSGRNACMKKLNTSKPKSLTASASRQSVRAKKEQQAASGPLRCIWSSPKALKQQARFADLHTRATGGQRKNAFHESKEDHGPGTLKPAANSASAACMPPILRLRRSLRIANRKRKIHVLCPHCRVPELEPCAHSKVTKTRFKRRRSTIQKARQAAKVASAQLQNTIERGMLVWFKFQDLPFWPAVVKSVSQNDKMARVLLMEANMQFEHKGVRAPLHKLKHLDCGEKISLIRRASRVYSQGISWCLTVIDHYREGLACGAYLGSFMGYYTAQVSYPLRRAIQEGDLHIDFPKVSYVDLEDWEEENAPGGKGPRKKVLPDRMRAAWDRANQKLVDFIVKRKGADQHLREIVQGRKPSRWVDNLWKSRGEDFCIETYLEDDDQLHLVARHLQEICKEADEALLSLTRGDKVQFTMDVLLPEAIICSIAALYELSYKEAEEKYLHGPPVHYREKELFEKNLLKAARKRSAVRIGAARAPHAPIP; this is translated from the coding sequence ATGAACTCTGCAGAGTATGTGCTGTGTGGCTGGAAGGGTCAGCTGTGGCCTGCCAGGGTGTTGTCCAGACCCAGGACATCAGCCCATAGTAAGAGGAGAGGGGCACCTTTCCTGGAGGTGCAAATCTTGCCTATGGGGGAGAAGACAAGAGTGAGGAGCACCAAAGCAAGGCCACTATCCAAGTCTGAAATTGTGAGCCTTGCCTCCATGGCAGGGAAGGAGTCACAGGGCAATGGCTCACCAAAGCAGACCAGAGCATACAGAAGAGCCCTCAAGGTGGCTCTCGATatcctgggggagggaggctgtttgCAAGGTGGAAGGACAGGTGGCCAAAGaaccagcacaagaacaactCCTCAAAAGGTTCCAAAAAAGCAGGCCAACTCCAAACCACGTCCTCGCTTTCGCCTGCGCGTGCGTCTGTGCTTCCAAAAGCACAACCAGAAAGGCCAAGAGCTCTCCCAGAGGAGTCCTGGAAAGCAGCACCGTCAGGGTCCTGTGTTGCCAGTGAGCTCACAGAAAGTGCCCACAGTGCGAGGTGGAAAAGCCCAGGCACACACCACTGTTGGGCCTCCACACTTTGAGATGAAACAGAATGTCCTAAGAGGCATCAGAGTACGGCCATGTCACACAACACTGGAAGGAAATTCTGGTCGTAATGCATGCATGAAAAAGCTAAACACATCCAAACCCAAGTCTttgactgcctcagcctccaggcagAGTGTACGGGCTAAGAAAGAGCAGCAGGCTGCTTCTGGGCCACTGAGGTGCATCTGGTCTTCGCCCAAAGCCCTCAAGCAACAAGCACGTTTTGCTGACCTACACACCAGGGCTACTGGAGGCCAAAGGAAGAATGCCTTCCATGAGAGCAAGGAGGACCACGGCCCGGGCACCCTGAAGCCAGCTGCAAACTCGGCCTCAGCAGCTTGCATGCCTCCAATCCTGAGGCTGCGAAGATCCCTCCGCATTGCtaacaggaaaaggaagatcCACGTGCTGTGTCCACATTGCAGGGTGCCAGAACTGGAACCGTGTGCTCACTCAAAGGTGACGAAGACCAGGTTCAAGAGGAGGCGTTCCACCATTCAAAAAGCACGCCAAGCTGCCAAGGTGGCTTCTGCCCAGCTACAGAATACCATTGAACGAGGAATGCTGGTCTGGTTCAAATTTCAGGACCTTCCATTCTGGCCAGCGGTGGTAAAAAGTGTCAGCCAAAATGACAAGATGGCGAGGGTGTTGTTGATGGAAGCTAACATGCAGTTTGAGCACAAGGGTGTCCGTGCCCCTCTACACAAGTTGAAACATCTGGACTGTGGAGAAAAAATATCACTCATAAGAAGAGCCAGCAGAGTGTACAGCCAGGGCATCAGCTGGTGCCTCACAGTGATCGACCACTACAGAGAGGGCCTGGCCTGTGGCGCCTACCTGGGCTCCTTTATGGGCTATTACACTGCCCAAGTCAGTTACCCGCTAAGGAGGGCCATCCAGGAAGGAGACCTGCACATTGATTTCCCTAAGGTGAGCTATGTGGACCTGGAAGATTGGGAGGAGGAGAATGCCCCAGGTGGGAAAGGCCCCCGCAAGAAAGTTCTGCCTGACCGTATGAGGGCTGCTTGGGACAGAGCCAACCAGAAGCTCGTGGACTTCATAGTGAAGAGAAAGGGGGCCGACCAGCACCTGCGGGAGATTGTGCAGGGCAGAAAACCGTCCAGGTGGGTGGACAATCTTTGGAAATCAAGGGGGGAAGACTTCTGTATTGAGACCTACCTGGAGGATGACGACCAGTTGCATCTTGTGGCCAGGCATTTGCAAGAAATATGCAAGGAAGCAGATGAGGCTCTGCTCTCCCTGACTAGAGGAGATAAAGTGCAGTTTACCATGGACGTTCTTCTTCCAGAAGCAATCATCTGCTCCATCGCTGCCCTCTATGAGCTCAGCTacaaggaggcagaagagaagtacCTGCATGGCCCACCAGTGCACTACCGTGAGAAAGAGCTCTTTGAAAAGAACCTCTTAAAGGCAGCCCGGAAGAGGTCAGCAGTCAGAATTGGGGCTGCCAGGGCCCCTCATGCACCCATTCCTTAG